Proteins encoded within one genomic window of Couchioplanes caeruleus:
- a CDS encoding HEAT repeat domain-containing protein: MLSAAPRVVEGLLPLALEYPDSQARWQIAMILPAALGERAIEPLRRLAQDGDEYVRRRACTALSSMGST, encoded by the coding sequence ATGTTGAGCGCTGCGCCTCGAGTCGTCGAAGGTCTGCTGCCGCTGGCTCTTGAGTATCCCGACTCCCAGGCACGGTGGCAGATCGCGATGATCCTCCCGGCTGCCTTAGGTGAGCGGGCCATCGAACCTTTGAGGCGGCTCGCGCAAGATGGCGATGAATACGTCAGACGCCGAGCCTGTACCGCTCTCTCCAGCATGGGTAGCACCTGA